In one Kitasatospora cineracea genomic region, the following are encoded:
- a CDS encoding DUF5063 domain-containing protein produces MSDRTDTTDLTDGLPGPLGRTEAPDDFAVQIADSVGSFVLAVTEVAKGDEPGSAISLLLLEVSQLLLAGGRLGAIEDVLPEDRFEPDAGPEPDGVELRERLAELLAPIDVYHEVFDPYGPPEKPSAFRISDDLAGVVSELRHGLTHYREGRVSEALWWWQFSYLSNWGSTCSAVLRALQSLIAHVRLDSPLGAVPDGADTDDDGLTDEQLEQQAGDLMAAELGL; encoded by the coding sequence ATGTCTGACCGAACCGACACCACTGACCTGACGGACGGACTGCCGGGCCCGCTGGGCCGCACCGAGGCCCCGGACGACTTCGCGGTGCAGATCGCGGACTCGGTGGGGAGCTTCGTGCTGGCCGTCACCGAGGTCGCCAAGGGCGACGAACCGGGCAGCGCGATCTCGCTGCTGCTGCTGGAGGTCTCCCAGCTGCTGCTGGCGGGCGGCCGGCTGGGCGCGATCGAGGACGTGCTGCCGGAGGACCGCTTCGAGCCGGACGCCGGCCCGGAGCCGGACGGGGTGGAGCTGCGCGAGCGGCTCGCCGAGCTGCTGGCGCCGATCGACGTCTACCACGAGGTCTTCGACCCGTACGGGCCACCGGAGAAGCCCAGCGCGTTCCGGATCTCGGACGACCTGGCGGGGGTGGTCAGCGAGCTGCGGCACGGGCTGACGCACTACCGCGAGGGCCGGGTCTCGGAGGCGCTGTGGTGGTGGCAGTTCTCGTACCTGTCCAACTGGGGTTCGACCTGCTCGGCGGTGCTGCGCGCACTGCAGTCGCTGATCGCGCACGTGCGGCTGGACTCGCCGCTGGGCGCGGTGCCGGACGGCGCGGACACCGACGACGACGGGCTGACGGACGAGCAGCTGGAGCAGCAGGCGGGCGACCTGATGGCGGCCGAGCTCGGGCTCTAG
- a CDS encoding SURF1 family protein: MYRFLLSPRWLVGTVVAVAAIVVCLMLGTWQLDRFESRVSTHQENGRAAAASAQADAQPLAAVLPDGAAKVGTDTVGRTVHVTGAYDGAHQLLVPGRTVDGKQGYYVLTPLITDGGRAVAVVRGWAAGEPGAAPDVPAGQVGVTGRLQAPENSGSGGAVAGGLPAGQLGTISPATLVNVLPYPVYDGWVAADDVPSGLTAVPTVQPEGGDGLSLRAFQNLGYTLEWFVFAGFVVFMWFRLVRREAEAAQDRALGLDPVLD, translated from the coding sequence GTGTACCGGTTCCTGCTCAGCCCGCGGTGGCTCGTCGGCACGGTCGTCGCGGTGGCGGCGATCGTGGTCTGCCTGATGCTGGGCACCTGGCAGCTGGACCGCTTCGAGTCCCGGGTCTCGACCCACCAGGAGAACGGGCGGGCCGCGGCCGCGTCCGCGCAGGCCGACGCGCAGCCGCTGGCGGCGGTGCTGCCGGACGGTGCGGCGAAGGTCGGCACCGACACCGTCGGCCGGACGGTGCACGTCACCGGCGCGTACGACGGCGCGCACCAGCTGCTGGTGCCGGGCCGGACGGTGGACGGCAAGCAGGGCTACTACGTGCTGACGCCGCTGATCACCGACGGCGGCCGGGCGGTGGCCGTGGTGCGCGGCTGGGCGGCGGGCGAGCCGGGGGCGGCGCCGGACGTGCCGGCCGGGCAGGTCGGCGTGACCGGCCGGCTGCAGGCCCCGGAGAACAGCGGCAGCGGCGGCGCGGTGGCGGGCGGCCTGCCCGCGGGGCAGTTGGGCACGATCAGTCCGGCGACGCTGGTGAACGTGCTGCCGTACCCCGTGTACGACGGCTGGGTCGCGGCCGACGACGTCCCGTCCGGGCTGACGGCGGTGCCCACGGTGCAGCCGGAGGGCGGGGACGGGCTGAGCCTGCGGGCGTTCCAGAACCTGGGCTACACCCTGGAGTGGTTCGTCTTCGCCGGGTTCGTGGTGTTCATGTGGTTCCGGCTGGTGCGCCGCGAGGCGGAGGCCGCCCAGGACCGGGCCCTCGGGCTGGACCCGGTCCTGGACTGA
- a CDS encoding SigE family RNA polymerase sigma factor, with product MGFAAAAADATGASVDQLTDTYRAHYRSLLRLAALLLDDLSSCEDVVQEAFIRVHAARRRVRDPEKTLAYLRQTVVNLSRSTLRRRLLGLRLLPKPMPDMASAEEGAYDALERDELKAALRGLQRRQREVLVLRYYADLTEAQVAEVLGISIGSVKAYGSRGLAALRARMEHADD from the coding sequence ATGGGCTTTGCTGCGGCGGCAGCGGACGCGACCGGGGCCAGCGTCGACCAGCTCACCGACACCTACCGGGCCCACTACCGATCCCTGTTGCGGCTGGCCGCGCTGCTGCTCGACGACCTCTCCTCCTGCGAGGACGTCGTGCAGGAGGCTTTCATCCGGGTGCACGCCGCCCGGCGCCGGGTCCGCGACCCCGAGAAGACGCTCGCCTACCTGCGGCAGACCGTGGTCAACCTGTCCCGGTCGACCCTGCGCCGCCGCCTGCTCGGCCTCCGACTGCTGCCCAAGCCCATGCCTGACATGGCCAGTGCAGAAGAGGGGGCTTACGATGCGCTGGAGCGCGACGAACTCAAGGCCGCGCTGCGGGGGTTGCAACGCCGTCAGCGGGAGGTACTGGTGCTGCGCTACTACGCGGACCTGACGGAGGCTCAGGTCGCGGAGGTGCTCGGCATTTCCATCGGCTCGGTGAAGGCGTACGGGTCGCGCGGGCTCGCCGCCCTGCGGGCGCGGATGGAGCACGCCGATGACTGA
- a CDS encoding DNA polymerase III subunit gamma and tau: protein MSLALYRRYRPETFAEVIGQEHVTVPLQQALRNNRVNHAYLFSGPRGCGKTTSARILARCLNCEQGPTPDPCGECQSCRDLATGGPGSIDVIEIDAASHGGVDDARELRERAFFAPVHSRYKIFILDEAHMVTSAGFNALLKVVEEPPEHLKFIFATTEPEKVIGTIRSRTHHYPFRLVPPGTLRDYLAQVCGREEIQVEDSVFPLVVRAGAGSVRDSMSVMDQLLAGAGEAGVTYQMATALLGYTDAALLDEVVDAFAAQDGATVFQVVDRVVEGGHDPRRFVTDLLERLRDLVILATVPDAGEKSLIDAPADRIAVMQAQADRFGPAELSRAADLVNTGLTEMRGNAAPRLQLELICARVMLPGAYGDELSVQARLDKLERRAATGGFAAPVAFQPMAAAPEPPVQQAPAPVPAPAPAPAPVPAPAPVQAPAQAPAPAGATPGAWPIPRSFPTGEQPPAEQAAPVAPAAPVQQIQQVQQVQQAPVQPQPQSQPQPPVGAQPSAAAQQGAGQIRQMWPQILEAVKNRRRFTWILLSQNGQVAGFDGSTLQVSFVNAGARDSFVGSHSDEVLKQALSDALGVDWRVECIVDPSGATNPPSAQSSAPPAPAAGSWGAPAAPRPAPQAPAPQYQQPAPAAQPAPAPAAAPVPPPSAPSPQQQSPQQQSQPPQQQRPQPVQAPPAVAPEDDVPEEDDPDLNEDVFSAQELIVRELGATVLEEIHHRPS from the coding sequence GTGTCCCTAGCCCTGTACCGCCGCTACCGCCCCGAGACCTTCGCGGAGGTCATCGGGCAGGAGCACGTGACCGTCCCGCTCCAGCAGGCCCTGCGCAACAACCGGGTCAACCACGCGTACTTGTTCAGCGGGCCGCGGGGGTGTGGAAAGACGACGAGCGCCCGCATCCTGGCCCGCTGCCTGAACTGCGAGCAGGGCCCGACCCCCGATCCGTGCGGGGAGTGCCAGTCCTGCCGTGACCTGGCGACGGGCGGTCCGGGCTCGATCGACGTGATCGAGATCGACGCCGCCTCGCACGGTGGTGTGGACGACGCGCGCGAACTGCGCGAGCGGGCGTTCTTCGCGCCGGTGCACAGCCGGTACAAGATCTTCATCCTGGACGAGGCGCACATGGTGACCTCGGCCGGCTTCAACGCGCTGCTGAAGGTGGTGGAGGAGCCGCCGGAGCACCTGAAGTTCATCTTCGCCACCACGGAGCCGGAGAAGGTGATCGGGACGATCCGGTCCCGCACCCACCACTACCCGTTCCGGCTGGTGCCGCCGGGCACGCTGCGCGACTACCTGGCGCAGGTCTGCGGCCGGGAGGAGATCCAGGTCGAGGACTCGGTGTTCCCGCTGGTGGTGCGGGCCGGCGCGGGTTCGGTGCGTGACTCGATGTCGGTGATGGACCAGTTGCTGGCGGGCGCCGGCGAGGCCGGTGTGACGTACCAGATGGCGACGGCGCTGCTGGGGTACACCGACGCGGCGCTGCTGGACGAGGTGGTGGACGCGTTCGCGGCGCAGGACGGCGCGACGGTGTTCCAGGTGGTCGACCGGGTGGTCGAGGGCGGGCACGACCCGCGGCGGTTCGTGACGGACCTGCTGGAGCGGCTGCGCGACCTGGTGATCCTGGCCACCGTGCCGGACGCGGGGGAGAAGAGCCTGATCGACGCCCCGGCCGACCGGATCGCGGTGATGCAGGCGCAGGCCGACCGCTTCGGCCCGGCCGAGCTGAGCCGCGCCGCGGACCTGGTGAACACCGGCCTGACCGAGATGCGCGGAAACGCCGCGCCCAGGCTGCAGTTGGAGCTGATCTGCGCCCGGGTGATGCTGCCCGGCGCGTACGGCGACGAGCTCTCGGTGCAGGCCCGGCTGGACAAGCTGGAGCGCCGGGCCGCCACGGGCGGTTTCGCCGCCCCGGTGGCGTTCCAGCCGATGGCCGCCGCGCCCGAGCCCCCGGTGCAGCAGGCCCCCGCGCCGGTGCCCGCCCCCGCCCCCGCCCCCGCCCCCGTTCCCGCCCCTGCGCCGGTGCAGGCCCCGGCTCAGGCTCCGGCTCCGGCCGGTGCCACCCCGGGCGCCTGGCCGATCCCGCGCAGCTTCCCGACCGGCGAGCAGCCGCCCGCCGAGCAGGCCGCTCCGGTGGCCCCGGCCGCTCCCGTCCAGCAGATCCAACAAGTCCAACAGGTCCAACAGGCCCCCGTGCAGCCGCAGCCGCAGTCACAGCCGCAGCCGCCCGTCGGTGCGCAGCCCTCGGCGGCGGCGCAGCAGGGCGCCGGGCAGATCCGGCAGATGTGGCCGCAGATCCTGGAGGCGGTGAAGAACCGCCGCCGGTTCACCTGGATCCTGCTGAGCCAGAACGGTCAGGTGGCCGGGTTCGACGGCAGCACGCTGCAGGTGTCGTTCGTCAACGCGGGCGCCCGGGACAGCTTCGTCGGCAGTCACAGCGACGAGGTGCTGAAGCAGGCGCTGTCGGACGCGCTGGGCGTGGACTGGCGGGTGGAGTGCATCGTCGACCCGTCCGGTGCGACGAACCCGCCGTCCGCCCAGTCCTCGGCCCCCCCGGCGCCGGCGGCCGGCAGCTGGGGTGCTCCGGCGGCCCCGCGCCCGGCCCCGCAGGCACCGGCGCCGCAGTACCAGCAGCCGGCCCCGGCGGCCCAGCCGGCGCCTGCCCCCGCCGCCGCCCCGGTCCCGCCGCCGTCCGCCCCTTCCCCGCAGCAGCAGTCGCCACAACAGCAGTCGCAGCCGCCGCAGCAACAGCGGCCGCAGCCGGTGCAGGCCCCGCCTGCGGTGGCGCCGGAGGACGACGTCCCGGAGGAGGACGACCCGGACTTGAACGAGGACGTCTTCTCCGCCCAGGAGTTGATCGTCCGCGAGCTGGGCGCGACGGTGCTGGAGGAGATCCACCACCGTCCGAGCTGA
- a CDS encoding helix-turn-helix transcriptional regulator, with product MSELGEFLRQRRARIQPSDVGLPELGRRRRVPGLRREEVAQLAGVSVDYYVRLEQGRGDGVSAEVLDAVARVLRLDATERGHLHTLARPPRGTHRRTPRQLRPGLRLVLDALATPAFVLGRCMDVLAWNAPADAVIGFSALPPGERNMARHAFLTEAGGRLYPDFERVAAETVAHLRLDAARHPDDAELAALLAELTAGSALFAELWARHGVREKASGRKLLLHPRAGELDFGYETLAPPGEPGLLLVVYTVEPGSVTAGRLAGLTAAAAL from the coding sequence ATGAGCGAACTGGGGGAGTTCCTGCGGCAGCGCCGGGCCCGGATCCAGCCGTCCGACGTGGGCCTGCCGGAGCTGGGGCGCCGACGCCGGGTACCGGGGCTGCGCCGCGAGGAGGTGGCGCAGCTGGCCGGGGTGAGCGTCGACTACTACGTGCGGCTGGAGCAGGGCCGGGGCGACGGCGTCTCCGCGGAGGTGCTGGACGCGGTGGCCCGGGTGCTGCGGCTGGACGCCACCGAGCGCGGCCACCTGCACACCCTGGCCCGCCCGCCGCGCGGCACCCACCGGCGCACGCCCCGGCAGCTCCGGCCGGGGCTGCGGCTGGTGCTGGACGCGCTGGCGACCCCGGCGTTCGTGCTCGGCCGCTGCATGGACGTACTGGCCTGGAACGCCCCGGCGGACGCGGTGATCGGGTTCTCCGCGCTGCCGCCGGGCGAGCGCAACATGGCCCGGCACGCCTTCCTCACCGAGGCCGGCGGCCGGCTGTACCCGGACTTCGAGCGGGTCGCCGCCGAGACCGTCGCCCACCTGCGGCTGGACGCGGCCCGGCACCCCGACGACGCCGAGCTGGCCGCGCTGCTGGCCGAACTGACCGCCGGGAGCGCGCTGTTCGCCGAGCTGTGGGCCCGGCACGGCGTCCGGGAGAAGGCGTCCGGGCGCAAGCTGCTGCTGCACCCGCGGGCCGGGGAGCTGGACTTCGGGTACGAGACGCTGGCCCCGCCCGGCGAGCCGGGGCTGCTGCTGGTCGTCTACACCGTCGAGCCGGGTTCGGTGACCGCCGGGCGGCTGGCGGGGCTCACCGCCGCCGCGGCGCTCTGA
- a CDS encoding S9 family peptidase, whose amino-acid sequence MNEQTNVVPAWEQRFRAARVSLPDWADEAPDRALYVSNATGTYEVYAWDRSTDEHRRVTDRPNGTTDAELAPDGRWIWWFDDTDGDEFGVWRRQPFAGGPDQEAVPGVPAAYSAGLALGRDGTVVVGTSTDDEGTTLYLRRPGADGPEVVYRHAEYGGVGDLSHDSTLLAVDHTEHGDAMHSAIRVLRLADGATVAELDEVTGRTEPRGVACLGFAPAPGDTRLLVAHQRSGRWEPMLWDVAADTETELKLRDEQGRPFPGDLSAQWRPDARSLLIEHEYEARSELFSYDLDTAELTRLDTPRGTVAGATARPDGTVEFLWSSAAEPSAVRSTSGTVVLRAPGAVPPGSAPVEDVWVDGPGGRVHALVQRPSGQGPHPTVFEVHGGPTHHDSDSFAAGPAAWLDHGFAVVRVNYRGSTGYGQAWTDALTERVGLIELEDIGAVRDWAVASGLADPDRLVLSGGSWGGYLTLLGLGTQPDHWTLGLAAVPVADYLTAYADEMEALKSLDRTLFGGTPEEVPERWHASSPLTHVERVKAPVYISAGVNDPRCPIRQIDNYVRRLEELGKVHEVYRYDAGHGSLVVDERIKQLRLEIDFVRRHLAPGTVR is encoded by the coding sequence ATGAACGAGCAGACGAACGTCGTTCCGGCGTGGGAGCAGCGGTTCCGGGCGGCGCGGGTCTCCCTGCCCGACTGGGCGGACGAGGCACCCGACCGGGCGCTGTACGTGTCCAACGCGACCGGCACCTACGAGGTGTACGCGTGGGACCGCTCCACCGACGAGCACCGCCGGGTCACCGACCGCCCCAACGGCACCACCGACGCCGAACTCGCCCCCGACGGCCGGTGGATCTGGTGGTTCGACGACACCGACGGCGACGAGTTCGGCGTCTGGCGCCGCCAGCCCTTCGCCGGCGGCCCCGACCAGGAGGCCGTCCCGGGCGTGCCCGCCGCCTACTCGGCGGGCCTGGCGCTCGGCCGCGACGGCACCGTGGTGGTCGGCACCTCCACCGACGACGAGGGCACCACCCTGTACCTGCGCCGCCCCGGCGCCGACGGGCCCGAGGTGGTCTACCGGCACGCCGAGTACGGCGGCGTCGGCGACCTCTCGCACGACAGCACCCTGCTGGCCGTCGACCACACCGAGCACGGCGACGCGATGCACTCGGCGATCCGGGTGCTGCGCCTGGCCGACGGCGCCACCGTCGCCGAACTCGACGAGGTCACCGGCCGCACCGAGCCGCGCGGCGTCGCCTGCCTGGGCTTCGCGCCCGCTCCCGGCGACACCCGGCTGCTGGTCGCCCACCAGCGCAGCGGCCGCTGGGAGCCGATGCTGTGGGACGTCGCGGCCGACACCGAGACCGAGCTGAAGCTCCGCGACGAGCAGGGCCGCCCGTTCCCCGGCGACCTGTCCGCGCAGTGGCGGCCGGACGCCCGCTCGCTGCTGATCGAGCACGAGTACGAGGCCCGCTCCGAGCTGTTCTCCTACGACCTGGACACCGCCGAGCTGACCCGGCTGGACACCCCGCGCGGCACCGTCGCCGGGGCCACCGCCCGCCCCGACGGCACGGTGGAGTTCCTGTGGTCCTCGGCCGCCGAGCCGTCCGCGGTGCGCTCCACCTCCGGCACGGTGGTGCTGCGCGCCCCCGGCGCCGTCCCGCCCGGCTCGGCGCCGGTCGAGGACGTCTGGGTGGACGGCCCCGGCGGCCGGGTGCACGCCCTGGTGCAGCGCCCGTCCGGGCAGGGCCCGCACCCCACGGTGTTCGAGGTGCACGGCGGACCGACCCACCACGACAGCGACTCCTTCGCCGCCGGGCCCGCCGCCTGGCTCGACCACGGCTTCGCCGTCGTCCGGGTCAACTACCGCGGCTCCACCGGCTACGGGCAGGCCTGGACCGACGCCCTCACCGAACGCGTCGGCCTGATCGAGCTGGAGGACATCGGCGCCGTCCGCGACTGGGCGGTCGCCTCCGGCCTGGCCGACCCGGACCGGCTGGTGCTCTCCGGCGGCTCCTGGGGCGGCTACCTCACCCTGCTCGGCCTCGGCACCCAGCCCGACCACTGGACGCTCGGCCTGGCCGCCGTCCCGGTCGCCGACTACCTCACCGCGTACGCCGACGAGATGGAGGCGCTCAAGTCGCTGGACCGGACGCTGTTCGGCGGCACGCCCGAGGAGGTCCCGGAACGCTGGCACGCCTCCTCCCCGCTCACCCACGTCGAGCGGGTCAAGGCCCCGGTGTACATCAGCGCCGGCGTCAACGACCCGCGCTGCCCGATCCGGCAGATCGACAACTACGTCCGCAGGCTGGAGGAGCTCGGCAAGGTCCACGAGGTGTACCGCTACGATGCCGGGCACGGTTCGCTGGTCGTCGACGAGCGGATCAAACAGCTCCGGCTGGAGATCGACTTCGTCCGGCGCCACCTGGCGCCCGGCACCGTCCGGTGA
- a CDS encoding aspartate kinase: MGLVVQKYGGSSVADAEGIKRVARRIVDTRKAGHEVVVVVSAMGDTTDELIELAEQVTPIPSGREFDMLLTAGERISMALLAMAIRTLGFDAQSFTGSQAGVITDSTHNKARIIDVTPGRIRAALDEGNIAIVAGFQGVSQVSKDITTLGRGGSDTTAVALAAALGAEVCEIYTDVDGVFTADPRVVKKARKIDWIAFEDMLELASSGSKVLLDRCVEYARRYNIPIHVRSSFSGLPGTIVSGTNPNQKPEGGEMEQAIISGVAHDTSEAKVTVVGVPDKPGEAARIFRAIADAEVNIDMVVQNVSAAATGLTDISFTLPTNEGQKAIDALNRVKEGIGYESLRFDDAIGKISLVGAGMRSNPGVTATFFEALSEAGVNIELISTSEIRISVVTRAEDVPEAVRAVHTAFGLDSDSDEAVVYGGTGR; encoded by the coding sequence GTGGGCCTTGTCGTGCAGAAGTACGGCGGCTCATCCGTCGCGGATGCCGAAGGCATCAAGCGCGTCGCCCGCCGCATCGTGGACACCAGGAAGGCCGGCCACGAGGTCGTCGTCGTGGTCTCCGCGATGGGTGACACCACGGACGAGCTCATTGAGCTGGCGGAACAGGTGACCCCTATTCCGTCCGGCCGCGAGTTCGACATGCTGCTGACCGCCGGAGAGCGCATCTCGATGGCGCTGCTGGCGATGGCGATCCGGACGCTGGGCTTCGACGCCCAGTCGTTCACCGGCAGCCAGGCCGGCGTGATCACCGACTCGACCCACAACAAGGCGCGCATCATCGATGTCACGCCGGGCCGCATCCGGGCCGCCCTGGACGAGGGCAACATCGCCATCGTGGCGGGCTTCCAGGGCGTGTCGCAGGTCTCGAAGGACATCACCACGCTGGGCCGCGGCGGCTCGGACACCACCGCGGTGGCCCTGGCGGCCGCGCTGGGCGCCGAGGTCTGCGAGATCTACACCGACGTGGACGGCGTGTTCACCGCCGATCCGCGGGTGGTCAAGAAGGCCCGCAAGATCGACTGGATCGCCTTCGAGGACATGCTGGAGCTGGCCTCGTCCGGCTCGAAGGTGCTGCTCGACCGCTGCGTGGAGTACGCGCGGCGCTACAACATCCCGATTCACGTACGATCGTCGTTCTCCGGTCTGCCGGGGACGATCGTCAGCGGCACCAACCCGAACCAGAAGCCCGAAGGGGGCGAGATGGAGCAGGCCATCATCTCCGGAGTCGCCCACGACACGTCGGAGGCCAAGGTCACCGTCGTCGGCGTGCCCGACAAGCCGGGCGAGGCGGCCCGGATCTTCCGCGCGATCGCGGATGCCGAGGTCAACATCGACATGGTCGTGCAGAACGTGTCGGCCGCGGCCACCGGCCTGACCGACATCTCCTTCACGCTGCCCACCAACGAGGGCCAGAAGGCGATCGACGCGCTGAACCGGGTCAAGGAGGGCATCGGCTACGAGTCGCTGCGCTTCGACGACGCGATCGGCAAGATCTCGCTGGTCGGCGCCGGCATGCGCTCCAACCCGGGCGTCACCGCGACGTTCTTCGAGGCGCTCTCCGAGGCGGGCGTGAACATCGAGCTGATCTCCACCTCGGAGATCCGGATCTCGGTGGTCACCCGCGCCGAGGACGTGCCGGAGGCGGTCCGGGCCGTGCACACCGCGTTCGGCCTGGACAGCGACAGCGACGAGGCGGTCGTCTACGGCGGCACCGGCCGCTGA
- a CDS encoding DUF6197 family protein has product MPVPAPPFDRLDAHDLARELGLVEEIEQYLAGLPAPAPVLPPAPPAALHGSVRQPWNHGHPLPSRSLLDRLARRPARPAEVTVAGHLRLTSRYLAEAGWTQGALWDARGRVCLLGAQTAVLAHGYGTAHTVRRARAQVMEVLHATGRPVPSPDVWNDRPGRRQAEVHALLERAGARALSLGI; this is encoded by the coding sequence GTGCCCGTCCCCGCGCCCCCGTTCGACCGGCTCGACGCCCACGACCTCGCCCGGGAGCTGGGCCTGGTCGAGGAGATCGAGCAGTACCTGGCCGGGCTCCCCGCCCCCGCGCCCGTCCTCCCGCCCGCACCACCGGCCGCCCTGCACGGCAGCGTCCGGCAGCCCTGGAACCACGGCCACCCGCTGCCCAGCCGCTCGCTGCTGGACCGGCTGGCCCGCCGCCCGGCCCGCCCGGCCGAGGTCACCGTCGCCGGGCACCTGCGGCTGACCTCCCGCTACCTCGCCGAGGCGGGCTGGACGCAGGGCGCACTGTGGGACGCCCGGGGCCGGGTCTGCCTGCTGGGCGCGCAGACCGCCGTCCTGGCGCACGGCTACGGCACCGCGCACACGGTGCGCCGGGCCCGCGCCCAGGTGATGGAGGTGCTGCACGCCACCGGCCGCCCGGTGCCCTCCCCCGACGTGTGGAACGACCGCCCGGGCCGCCGCCAGGCCGAGGTGCACGCGCTGCTGGAACGGGCCGGGGCCCGCGCGCTCTCCCTCGGGATCTGA
- a CDS encoding YbaB/EbfC family nucleoid-associated protein: MQQLLKQAQKMQEDLARAQQELAEARVSGSAGGGLVEATTTGAGELVALTISPAAVDPEDTETLADLVVAAVRDAAAAAQKLQAERMGPLTQGLGGGGGIPGLPF, from the coding sequence ATGCAGCAGCTGTTGAAGCAGGCGCAGAAGATGCAGGAGGACCTCGCCCGGGCGCAGCAGGAGCTGGCCGAGGCGCGGGTGTCGGGTTCCGCGGGCGGCGGCCTGGTGGAGGCGACGACGACGGGCGCGGGCGAGCTGGTCGCGCTGACCATCTCCCCGGCGGCGGTCGACCCGGAGGACACCGAGACCCTGGCCGACCTGGTGGTGGCCGCGGTGCGCGACGCCGCCGCGGCGGCGCAGAAGCTGCAGGCCGAGCGGATGGGCCCGTTGACCCAGGGCCTGGGCGGCGGCGGTGGCATCCCCGGCCTGCCGTTCTGA
- the recR gene encoding recombination mediator RecR, whose amino-acid sequence MYEGVVQDLIDELGRLPGVGPKSAQRIAFHILQADPVDVRRLAHALQQVKEKVRFCAVCGNVAEAEHCRVCLDPRRDLAVICVVEEPKDVVAIERTREFRGRYHVLGGAISPIEGVGPDDLRIRELMTRLADGTVTELILATDPNLEGEATATYLARLCKPMGLKVTRLASGLPVGGDLEYADEVTLGRAFEGRRLLDV is encoded by the coding sequence GTGTACGAGGGCGTGGTGCAGGACCTGATCGACGAGCTGGGCAGGCTGCCCGGAGTCGGTCCGAAGAGCGCCCAGCGGATCGCCTTCCACATCCTGCAGGCCGATCCGGTGGACGTGCGCCGGCTGGCGCACGCGCTGCAGCAGGTGAAGGAGAAGGTCCGGTTCTGCGCGGTCTGCGGCAACGTCGCGGAGGCCGAGCACTGCCGGGTCTGCCTGGACCCGCGCCGGGACCTCGCGGTGATCTGCGTGGTGGAGGAGCCCAAGGACGTGGTGGCGATCGAGCGGACCCGCGAGTTCCGCGGCCGCTACCACGTGCTGGGCGGGGCGATCAGCCCGATCGAGGGGGTCGGTCCGGACGACCTGCGGATCCGCGAGCTGATGACCCGGCTCGCGGACGGCACGGTCACCGAGCTGATCCTGGCCACCGACCCCAACCTGGAGGGGGAGGCGACCGCGACCTACCTGGCCCGGCTGTGCAAGCCGATGGGCCTCAAGGTCACCCGGCTGGCGAGCGGACTGCCCGTCGGCGGGGACTTGGAGTACGCCGACGAGGTCACCCTCGGCCGGGCGTTCGAAGGGAGACGACTGCTCGATGTCTGA
- a CDS encoding SDR family oxidoreductase: MGYPTLNGRTAVVTGAASGMGEAIARQLVADGARVALLARRADRLAALAAELGPNALAVAADVTDQAAVDAAAALVHETFGRVDLLVNSAGVMLPNPVDDGRIDEWSRMIDTNLTGVLRMIRAFGPDLVAAAAAGGTADLVDVSSIAADVVFPNYAVYGATKAALTQLSAALRSEYGPRDVRVTNIEPGLTDTELGNHIDNPALGPDGQLGAMFDAIGPLAAADVADLVAYATSRPRHVNLRQLVVLPTRQA, encoded by the coding sequence ATGGGCTACCCCACACTGAACGGTCGGACCGCGGTCGTCACCGGAGCCGCCAGCGGCATGGGCGAGGCGATCGCCCGGCAGCTGGTCGCGGACGGCGCCCGGGTCGCGCTGCTGGCCCGCCGGGCCGACCGGCTCGCCGCGCTGGCCGCCGAACTCGGCCCGAACGCGCTCGCGGTGGCCGCCGACGTCACCGACCAGGCCGCGGTGGACGCGGCGGCCGCACTGGTCCACGAGACCTTCGGCCGGGTCGACCTGCTGGTCAACTCGGCCGGCGTGATGCTGCCCAACCCGGTCGACGACGGCCGGATCGACGAGTGGTCCCGCATGATCGACACCAACCTGACCGGCGTACTGCGGATGATCCGCGCCTTCGGCCCCGACCTGGTCGCCGCCGCGGCGGCCGGCGGCACCGCCGACCTGGTCGACGTCTCCTCCATCGCCGCGGACGTGGTCTTCCCCAACTACGCGGTGTACGGCGCCACCAAGGCCGCGCTGACCCAGCTGTCGGCCGCACTGCGCAGCGAGTACGGCCCGCGCGACGTGCGGGTCACCAACATCGAACCCGGCCTGACCGACACCGAGTTGGGCAACCACATCGACAACCCGGCACTCGGCCCGGACGGGCAGCTCGGCGCGATGTTCGACGCGATCGGCCCGCTGGCCGCCGCGGACGTCGCCGACCTGGTCGCCTACGCGACCAGCCGCCCCCGGCACGTGAACCTGCGCCAGCTGGTGGTGCTGCCGACCCGGCAGGCCTGA